In Brachypodium distachyon strain Bd21 chromosome 2, Brachypodium_distachyon_v3.0, whole genome shotgun sequence, one genomic interval encodes:
- the LOC100836458 gene encoding uncharacterized protein LOC100836458, whose translation MAPPPSNPKLFTWHLCFLLLVFTATLSAAASPYQSVCSSLTPPANRRTDSDDALSLTRSFQISTGHFTGGDNLFSPDDDDDLYNYRSFSLFPHGAFRTNDPALVHLTATLTVTGPRNASSTYRSPGRRHRYNYTMSQSISFVLDGYYSNTSHQLCMVGSGTELAADGSLKHYSDVVLRLRVPSPPKLNDPLVSGSLEGSSDFGTVNLLAYAEGDNYKYAAERAPCGSPPTTPVRGTLQALGGGFSCAHLKEQLMTSYKLEHGGVADTSTSASSPLLRMLPRMHINQMQCTADGAVRAYMVFSNNTGSESRQRRVFHHYGQHRVLVDEEAVVADGHWNSTRGVLCLRACPVVRSAVTSARKVSECGIGISFWFPAAWTMRDRSLVAGMLWNSSQAGNGNHGDAGQISGVISASSIDTDNQRSSNLSDVKYNYNDTMIEEAKKHYMKIKKKQQFNGLFPGNLTYNDFELRFYSRGGMGSGEAYPVTIGSVMVQGDRLAADNSVSVVDTKQDLLNVSYDIRHFVPSDDWVRPPNVSLYSYTMQERRISAEGVYDPKRGIMSMVGCRELNVSTDCQILVTLMFAPLDARAQEYGRGAISSLRDNKNDPLFFEKIDIHLYGMYMEQVSEAISRMDLESIMLVASTTLSCVFTVLQILHTKKNPEAAPATSITMLAILTLGYLTPLVLNFEALFVSRRTQYYTFSRYAVLELKEVMMRAPMLIAFVLQLRLIQLVWSGRRGSADQSKSATAPPSASERIVLQICLPLYLLGGVLAGIVHVVNVRAAREDSLVVRIGGEPATIWEDLVSYAGLILDGFLLPQIILNASLAGSGVRAISPWFYMGGTMIRAMPHVYDVVRARVYEPSISPSDVYASPRSDLFGVAWDIVIPCGAALLALLLFLQQRLGGSQRRRSGGYEMVSNL comes from the coding sequence ATGGCGCCACCACCCAGCAATCCCAAGCTCTTCACTTGGCACCTCTGCTTCCTTCTCCTTGTGTTCACCGCCACCCtctccgccgctgcctcccccTACCAATCCGTCTGCTCCTCCCTGACACCCCCTGCCAACCGCCGTACCGACTCCGACGACGCCCTTTCACTCACCCGCTCCTTCCAGATCTCCACCGGCCACTTCACCGGCGGGGACAACCTGTTCTCCccagatgatgatgatgacctCTACAACTACCGGTCATTCTCCCTTTTTCCCCACGGAGCCTTCCGCACAAACGACCCGGCTCTCGTGCACCTCACCGCTACCCTCACCGTCACCGGCCCACGCAATGCCAGCAGCACCTACCGGAGCCCTGGCCGTCGGCACCGCTATAATTACACCATGTCCCAATCCATTTCCTTCGTCCTTGACGGCTACTACTCCAACACCTCACACCAACTCTGCATGGTCGGGTCGGGCACtgagctcgccgccgacggctCTCTCAAGCACTACTCCGATGTCGTCCTCCGCCTCCGTGTCCCTAGCCCTCCCAAACTCAACGACCCCTTGGTGTCCGGCAGTCTAGAGGGATCCAGTGACTTTGGGACCGTCAACCTCCTCGCGTATGCCGAAGGCGACAACTACAAATACGCCGCCGAGCGCGCGCCCTGTGGCAGCCCACCGACTACGCCGGTGAGGGGCACGCTCCAGGCGCTCGGAGGCGGCTTCTCGTGCGCCCACCTGAAAGAGCAGCTCATGACCTCGTATAAGCTGGAGCATGGCGGCGTCGCAGACACGTCGACGAGCGCCTCATCCCCGCTTCTGCGGATGCTGCCGCGCATGCACATCAACCAGATGCAGTGCACCGCGGATGGCGCAGTGCGCGCATACATGGTGTTCTCCAACAACACCGGGTCCGAGAGCCGTCAACGTAGGGTTTTCCACCACTACGGTCAACACCGCGTCTtagtcgatgaggaggctgtCGTGGCCGACGGGCACTGGAACTCGACTCGTGGCGTGCTTTGCCTTAGGGCGTGCCCGGTGGTGCGCTCGGCCGTGACATCTGCTCGCAAAGTGAGCGAGTGCGGGATCGGGATTAGCTTCTGGTTCCCGGCCGCGTGGACCATGCGGgacaggagcctcgtggccgGGATGCTTTGGAACTCAAGTCAGGCTGGGAACGGCAACCACGGTGACGCTGGACAGATCTCCGGTGTGATATCAGCGTCGAGCATCGACACCGACAACCAAAGAAGCAGCAACCTCTCAGATGTGAAGTACAACTACAACGACACCATGATTGAGGAGGCGAAGAAGCATTATAtgaagatcaagaagaagcAACAGTTCAATGGGTTGTTCCCGGGTAACCTTACTTACAATGACTTCGAGCTTCGTTTCTACTCACGAGGTGGAATGGGCAGTGGAGAAGCCTATCCAGTCACGATTGGTTCGGTGATGGTCCAAGGGGATAGGCTGGCCGCCGACAATTCCGTGTCGGTGGTTGACACGAAGCAAGACCTCCTGAACGTCAGCTATGATATACGCCACTTTGTTCCATCTGATGATTGGGTACGTCCTCCGAATGTGTCGTTGTACTCATATACCATGCAGGAAAGACGGATCTCGGCAGAGGGTGTTTATGATCCCAAGAGGGGCATCATGAGCATGGTCGGTTGCCGAGAGCTGAACGTCTCGACGGACTGTCAGATACTGGTAACATTGATGTTTGCCCCCCTGGACGCCAGGGCACAGGAGTACGGCAGGGGAGCAATCAGCAGCCTGAGAGACAACAAGAACGACCCCCTTTTCTTCGAGAAGATCGACATCCATTTGTACGGGATGTACATGGAACAAGTGTCCGAGGCGATATCGAGGATGGACTTGGAGAGCATCATGCTGGTGGCCTCCACAACGCTGTCATGCGTCTTCACCGTCCTGCAGATCCTCCACACCAAGAAGAACCCCGAGGCGGCTCCGGCCACGTCCATCACCATGCTTGCCATTCTCACCCTGGGGTACCTGACCCCTCTCGTGCTTAACTTCGAGGCCCTGTTCGTAAGCAGGAGGACCCAGTACTATACGTTCTCGAGATACGCCGTGCTCGAGCTGAAAGAAGTGATGATGAGGGCACCTATGCTGATCGCCTTCGTGCTGCAGCTACGCCTTATTCAGCTGGTGTGGTCCGGCCGCCGGGGATCGGCCGACCAGAGCAAATccgcgacggcgccgccgtccgcgtcGGAGAGGATAGTGCTGCAGATATGCCTGCCTCTGTACCTGCTCGGAGGAGTCCTTGCCGGGATCGTCCACGTGGTCAACGTCCGCGCAGCACGGGAGGACTCGCTGGTGGTTCGCATCGGCGGAGAGCCGGCCACGATCTGGGAGGACCTCGTGTCGTACGCGGGGCTTATACTGGACGGCTTCCTGCTCCCTCAGATCATCCTGAACGCGTCCTTGGCAGGCTCTGGAGTTCGAGCGATTTCGCCATGGTTTTACATGGGGGGCACCATGATCCGTGCGATGCCTCACGTGTATGATGTGGTTCGGGCTCGGGTCTACGAACCGAGCATCAGCCCCTCCGACGTATATGCGAGCCCTCGCAGCGACCTCTTCGGCGTTGCGTGGGACATCGTTATACCGTGCGGAGCAGCGCTGCTGGCCTTGCTGTTGTTCTTGCAGCAGCGACTTGGAGGCTCGCAGAGGAGGAGATCAGGTGGGTATGAGATGGTCTCTAACCTCTAG
- the LOC100836769 gene encoding two pore calcium channel protein 1 isoform X1: MWGAEAPLIAEEEAERGSSSSISHLVAGGGRSSREYRRRSDALAYGDRYQKAAALVDLAEDGVGIPEDVLNDTKFERAMRFYFVYLRLDWLWSLNLFALILLNFLEKPLWCWKDAQDACDQRDLYFLGQLPYFSKTESLIYEGLTLVILVLDIFYPLSYEGLNIFWKSNMNKLKVLLLFILACDILVFAFSPLPFRVAPYIRVAFLIMTIRELRMCAITLAGIIGTYLNVLALSLLFLLFASWLAYVTFEDTPQGKIIFKSYGATLYQMFVLFTTSNNPDVWVPAYKISRWYSLFFIVYVLLGVYFLTNLILAVIYESFKEQLAKQLGQVDFLRKSILQKAFDLIDTNGEGYLNKEQCISLLNELNKYRSLPKTSREDFELIFTELDRSGDFKVTSEEFADLCNTIAIKFQKEPPPSYLEKFPSFYHAPLCERLKSFVRSRQFEYIIVFVLLMNLVAVIIETTLDIENSSSQEVWQEVEFFLGWIYVAEMALKIFSLGFGAYWMEGQNKFDFVLTWTIFIGETLTFAFPSKLPFLSNGEWIRYLLLGRVLRLTRILLQVRRFRAFVATFLTLMSSLMPYLGIVFCVLCMYCSLGLQIFGGIVYAGNPTLEETSLFDNDYLLFNFNDYPSGMVTLFNLLVMGNWHVWMESYKQLTGSSWSLIYFVSFYLISILLLLNLIVAFVLEAFFAEMELEKAGEADIHDPTSGGRNKRRSMRVRSKGTMVDILLHHMLSNELDGSQNSD; encoded by the exons atgtggGGAGCGGAGGCGCCTCTCatcgccgaggaggaggcggagcgcggctcgtcgtcctccatcAGCCACCTCGtagccggcggcgggcggagctCGAGGGAGTACCGCCGGCGGTCTGACGCCCTAGCGTACGGCGACCGTTACCAGAAGGCTGCCGCTCTCGTCGACCTC GCAGAAGATGGTGTTGGCATCCCTGAGGATGTCTTGAATGACACAAAGTTTGAGAGGGCTATGAGGTTCTATTTTGTGTATCTCCGGCTGGACTGGTTATGGTCACTTAACCTCTTTGCTTTGATTCTTTTGAATTTTCTCGAG AAGCCTCTCTGGTGCTGGAAAGATGCTCAGGATGCTTGTGATCAAAGGGATCTTTACTTTCTTGGGCAGTTGCCATACTTCAGCAAAACTGAATCTCTGATATATGAG GGGCTTACACTTGTTATTCTTGTACTGGATATCTTTTATCCACTTTCTTATGAAGGTCTAAATATTTTCTGGAAGAGCAACATGAATAAATTGAAG gttctcctcctcttcattTTAGCATGTGACATACTGGTGTTTGCCTTTAGTCCCCTGCCTTTCAGAGTAGCTCCTTACATCCGTGTAGCATTTTTGATCATGACTATCAG GGAACTGCGAATGTGTGCTATTACACTCGCCGGAATTATTGGGACATACCTTAATGTTTTG GCGCTCTCTTTGTTGTTCCTCTTATTTGCAAGCTGGTTAGCTTATGTAACATTTGAGGACACTCCACAAGGAAAGATCATTTTTAAATCATATGGCGCAACACTATATCAGATGTTTGTCCTCTTCACCACCTCCAATAATCCTGACGTATGGGTCCCTGCTTACAA GATATCTCGCTGGTATTCCCTATTTTTTATCGTCTATGTGCTTTTGGGAGTTTACTTCCTTACAAATTTGATTCTTGCTGTCATTTATGAAAGCTTTAAAGAGCAG CTAGCAAAGCAACTTGGTCAGGTGGACTTTTTAAGGAAAAGTATATTACAGAAGGCATTTGATCTTATCGACACAAAT GGTGAGGGTTATCTCAACAAGGAACAGTGCATATCATTACTTAATGAGCTCAACAAGTACAG GTCCTTACCTAAAACCTCGAGGGAagattttgaattaatttttACTGAGCTTGATCGGAGTGGTGATTTCAAG GTTACCTCTGAAGAATTTGCTGACCTATGCAATACTATTGCAATAAAGTTCCAGAAAGAACCACCA CCTTCTTATCTGGAAAAGTTTCCATCTTTTTACCATGCACCACTATGTGAAAGGTTGAAATCTTTTGTGCGGAGCCGCCAGTTTGAGTACATAattgtttttgttcttctgaTGAACCTTGTTGCCGTCATTATTGAAACAACG CTGGATATAGAGAACAGCTCCTCACAGGAAGTGTGGCAAGAAGTTGAGTTTTTCCTGG GATGGATTTATGTTGCCGAGATGGCGctgaaaatattttcattaGGATTTGGCGCTTATTGGATGGAAGGCCAAAACAAGTTTGATTTTGTGCTTACTTGGACTATAT TTATTGGAGAGACTCTAACATTCGCCTTCCCATCAAAGCTTCCATTTCTTTCAAATGGAGAATG GATTCGATATCTTCTCCTTGGAAGGGTGTTGCGCCTAACAAGAATTTTGTTGCAAGTTCGCCGTTTCAGAGCATTTGTTGCGACATTCCTTACTCTGATGTCTAGTTTGATGCCATATCTGGGGATCGTATTCTGTGTTCTTTGCATGTACTGCTCCCTAGGGTTGCAG ATTTTTGGTGGCATTGTGTATGCAGGCAACCCTACACTGGAAGAAACCAGTCTCTTCGATAACGA CTATCTGCTTTTTAACTTCAATGATTATCCAAGTGGTATGGTAACTCTGTTCAATTTGTTAGTGATGGGCAATTGGCACGTGTGGATGGAG AGCTACAAACAACTGACTGGAAGTTCTTGGAGCCTGATTTATTTTGTCAGCTTTTACCTTATTTCAATATTACTGCTGCTTAATCTG ATTGTAGCATTTGTGTTGGAGGCATTTTTCGCTGAGATGGAACTGGAGAAAGCTGGAGAAGCTGATATCCAT GATCCTACATCTGGAGGAAGAAACAAACGCCGATCTATGCG TGTGAGGTCAAAGGGTACCATGGTTGATATTCTGCTCCACCATATGTTGAGCAATGAACTTGATGGATCTCAGAACTCTGATTGA
- the LOC100836769 gene encoding two pore calcium channel protein 1 isoform X2 has product MWFRSTFLYFRNQMQESPPKVEPFHYIPLHSLNETLATKPLWCWKDAQDACDQRDLYFLGQLPYFSKTESLIYEGLTLVILVLDIFYPLSYEGLNIFWKSNMNKLKVLLLFILACDILVFAFSPLPFRVAPYIRVAFLIMTIRELRMCAITLAGIIGTYLNVLALSLLFLLFASWLAYVTFEDTPQGKIIFKSYGATLYQMFVLFTTSNNPDVWVPAYKISRWYSLFFIVYVLLGVYFLTNLILAVIYESFKEQLAKQLGQVDFLRKSILQKAFDLIDTNGEGYLNKEQCISLLNELNKYRSLPKTSREDFELIFTELDRSGDFKVTSEEFADLCNTIAIKFQKEPPPSYLEKFPSFYHAPLCERLKSFVRSRQFEYIIVFVLLMNLVAVIIETTLDIENSSSQEVWQEVEFFLGWIYVAEMALKIFSLGFGAYWMEGQNKFDFVLTWTIFIGETLTFAFPSKLPFLSNGEWIRYLLLGRVLRLTRILLQVRRFRAFVATFLTLMSSLMPYLGIVFCVLCMYCSLGLQIFGGIVYAGNPTLEETSLFDNDYLLFNFNDYPSGMVTLFNLLVMGNWHVWMESYKQLTGSSWSLIYFVSFYLISILLLLNLIVAFVLEAFFAEMELEKAGEADIHDPTSGGRNKRRSMRVRSKGTMVDILLHHMLSNELDGSQNSD; this is encoded by the exons ATGTGGTTCCGTTCCACTTTTCTATATTTCAGGAACCAAATGCAAGAATCACCTCCAAAAGTAGAACCATTCCATTATATTCCACTTCATTCTCTCAACGAAACGCTTGCCACG AAGCCTCTCTGGTGCTGGAAAGATGCTCAGGATGCTTGTGATCAAAGGGATCTTTACTTTCTTGGGCAGTTGCCATACTTCAGCAAAACTGAATCTCTGATATATGAG GGGCTTACACTTGTTATTCTTGTACTGGATATCTTTTATCCACTTTCTTATGAAGGTCTAAATATTTTCTGGAAGAGCAACATGAATAAATTGAAG gttctcctcctcttcattTTAGCATGTGACATACTGGTGTTTGCCTTTAGTCCCCTGCCTTTCAGAGTAGCTCCTTACATCCGTGTAGCATTTTTGATCATGACTATCAG GGAACTGCGAATGTGTGCTATTACACTCGCCGGAATTATTGGGACATACCTTAATGTTTTG GCGCTCTCTTTGTTGTTCCTCTTATTTGCAAGCTGGTTAGCTTATGTAACATTTGAGGACACTCCACAAGGAAAGATCATTTTTAAATCATATGGCGCAACACTATATCAGATGTTTGTCCTCTTCACCACCTCCAATAATCCTGACGTATGGGTCCCTGCTTACAA GATATCTCGCTGGTATTCCCTATTTTTTATCGTCTATGTGCTTTTGGGAGTTTACTTCCTTACAAATTTGATTCTTGCTGTCATTTATGAAAGCTTTAAAGAGCAG CTAGCAAAGCAACTTGGTCAGGTGGACTTTTTAAGGAAAAGTATATTACAGAAGGCATTTGATCTTATCGACACAAAT GGTGAGGGTTATCTCAACAAGGAACAGTGCATATCATTACTTAATGAGCTCAACAAGTACAG GTCCTTACCTAAAACCTCGAGGGAagattttgaattaatttttACTGAGCTTGATCGGAGTGGTGATTTCAAG GTTACCTCTGAAGAATTTGCTGACCTATGCAATACTATTGCAATAAAGTTCCAGAAAGAACCACCA CCTTCTTATCTGGAAAAGTTTCCATCTTTTTACCATGCACCACTATGTGAAAGGTTGAAATCTTTTGTGCGGAGCCGCCAGTTTGAGTACATAattgtttttgttcttctgaTGAACCTTGTTGCCGTCATTATTGAAACAACG CTGGATATAGAGAACAGCTCCTCACAGGAAGTGTGGCAAGAAGTTGAGTTTTTCCTGG GATGGATTTATGTTGCCGAGATGGCGctgaaaatattttcattaGGATTTGGCGCTTATTGGATGGAAGGCCAAAACAAGTTTGATTTTGTGCTTACTTGGACTATAT TTATTGGAGAGACTCTAACATTCGCCTTCCCATCAAAGCTTCCATTTCTTTCAAATGGAGAATG GATTCGATATCTTCTCCTTGGAAGGGTGTTGCGCCTAACAAGAATTTTGTTGCAAGTTCGCCGTTTCAGAGCATTTGTTGCGACATTCCTTACTCTGATGTCTAGTTTGATGCCATATCTGGGGATCGTATTCTGTGTTCTTTGCATGTACTGCTCCCTAGGGTTGCAG ATTTTTGGTGGCATTGTGTATGCAGGCAACCCTACACTGGAAGAAACCAGTCTCTTCGATAACGA CTATCTGCTTTTTAACTTCAATGATTATCCAAGTGGTATGGTAACTCTGTTCAATTTGTTAGTGATGGGCAATTGGCACGTGTGGATGGAG AGCTACAAACAACTGACTGGAAGTTCTTGGAGCCTGATTTATTTTGTCAGCTTTTACCTTATTTCAATATTACTGCTGCTTAATCTG ATTGTAGCATTTGTGTTGGAGGCATTTTTCGCTGAGATGGAACTGGAGAAAGCTGGAGAAGCTGATATCCAT GATCCTACATCTGGAGGAAGAAACAAACGCCGATCTATGCG TGTGAGGTCAAAGGGTACCATGGTTGATATTCTGCTCCACCATATGTTGAGCAATGAACTTGATGGATCTCAGAACTCTGATTGA
- the LOC100837078 gene encoding 30S ribosomal protein S20, chloroplastic, whose amino-acid sequence MATATSSLFSLSSLSASLPSPSRAPASLSLRAISPQARLSTSYAAFPIGGFGAWASTGRRRGLEVVCAAEPPKTGRQPDSVKKRERQNDRHRIRNHARKAEMRTRMKKVFRALEKLRKKADAQPEEIIEIEKMISEAYKAIDKTVKVGAMHRNTGDHRKSRLARRKKAIEILRGWYVPNAEPTAAA is encoded by the exons atggccaccgccacctcctcgctCTTTTCCCTCTCATCTCtctctgcctccctcccttccCCCTCACGggcgcctgcctccctctccctccgcgCCATCTCCCCCCAGGCCCGCTTGTCGACCTCCTACGCCGCCTTCCCCATCG GTGGGTTCGGGGCCTGGGCGTcaacggggaggaggagagggctGGAAGTGGTGTGCGCCGCCGAGCCGCCCAAGACTGGGAGACAGCCGGACTCGGTCAAGAAGAGGGAGCGCCAGAATGACAGGCACCGCATCCGCAACCACGCCCGCAAGGCCGAGATGCGCACCAGGATGAAGAAG GTTTTCAGAGCCCTTGAAAAGCTCAGGAAGAAAGCTGATGCCCAACCTGAAGAAATCATTGAAATAGAGAAAATGATTTCTGAAGCATACAAAGCCATCGATAAGACAGTGAAGGTTGGGGCCATGCACAGAAATACTGGAGACCATCGCAAGTCCAGGCtggcaaggaggaagaaggccatCGAGATACTCCGCGGTTGGTATGTTCCAAACGCTGAACCTACTGCCGCTGCCTAG
- the LOC100837384 gene encoding transcription factor-like protein DPB isoform X1 codes for MAPPRGDTAAAASASLDLTGVHILEASMPPPLPECGGNAAERKEEGDKNRKKEKAETQRITGWGLREYSKIVCEKVEAKGRTTYNEVADEVYSELKSMAHIGQGFEEKNVRRRVYDAFNVLIALRVIAKEKKEIKWMGLSNYRYETIKKLEEVRKELNNRIKNKKKLLKEIGKQFDDLQNIKLRNQTLQSSAENANGIQLPFLLVKTSRKASVEIEISEDSKFARFEVTGAPFTLHDDLSILEGMRHNSIARADLGTLH; via the exons ATGGCGCCTCCCCGCGGAGAtactgctgcggctgcttcCGCCTCACTAGACCTGACCGGCGTGCACATTCTCGAAGCTTCCATGCCCCCTCCGCTTCCCGAATG CGGCGGCAATGCGGCTgaaaggaaggaggagggtgATAAGAataggaagaaggagaaggccgagACACAGCGGATCACCGGTTGGGGGCTCCGCGAGTACAGCAAGATAG TTTGTGAGAAAGTTGAGGCCAAAGGGAGAACGACATACAATGAG GTCGCAGACGAAGTTTATTCAGAGCTGAAGTCCATGGCACATATTGGTCAAGGG TTTGAGGAGAAGAATGTTAGGCGGAGAGTGTATGATGCTTTCAACGTTCTCATTGCACTTCGTGttattgcaaaagaaaaaaaggagataAAATGGATGGGCCTTTCAAATTACAGATATGAAACAATAAAGAAGTTGGAG GAAGTTCGCAAAGAACTCAACAACAGGAttaagaacaagaagaaactCCTCAAGGAAATTGGAAAACAG TTTGATGACCTCCAGAATATCAAGTTACGTAACCAGACACTGCAGAGCTCAGCAGAGAATGCTAATGGTATCCAACTTCCATTCTTATTGGTCAAg ACGTCTAGAAAAGCTAGTGTGGAAATTGAGATTTCAGAAGACTCAAAGTTTGCCCGTTTCGAGGTCACCGG TGCACCATTCACGTTGCATGACGATTTGTCAATACTTGAAGGGATGAGGCATAACAGCATAGCAAGAGctgacctcggcacccttcaTTAG
- the LOC100837384 gene encoding transcription factor-like protein DPB isoform X2 codes for MAPPRGDTAAAASASLDLTGVHILEASMPPPLPECGGNAAERKEEGDKNRKKEKAETQRITGWGLREYSKIVCEKVEAKGRTTYNEVADEVYSELKSMAHIGQGFEEKNVRRRVYDAFNVLIALRVIAKEKKEIKWMGLSNYRYETIKKLEFAKNSTTGLRTRRNSSRKLENSLMTSRISSYVTRHCRAQQRMLMVSNFHSYWSRRLEKLVWKLRFQKTQSLPVSRSPVHHSRCMTICQYLKG; via the exons ATGGCGCCTCCCCGCGGAGAtactgctgcggctgcttcCGCCTCACTAGACCTGACCGGCGTGCACATTCTCGAAGCTTCCATGCCCCCTCCGCTTCCCGAATG CGGCGGCAATGCGGCTgaaaggaaggaggagggtgATAAGAataggaagaaggagaaggccgagACACAGCGGATCACCGGTTGGGGGCTCCGCGAGTACAGCAAGATAG TTTGTGAGAAAGTTGAGGCCAAAGGGAGAACGACATACAATGAG GTCGCAGACGAAGTTTATTCAGAGCTGAAGTCCATGGCACATATTGGTCAAGGG TTTGAGGAGAAGAATGTTAGGCGGAGAGTGTATGATGCTTTCAACGTTCTCATTGCACTTCGTGttattgcaaaagaaaaaaaggagataAAATGGATGGGCCTTTCAAATTACAGATATGAAACAATAAAGAAGTTGGAG TTCGCAAAGAACTCAACAACAGGAttaagaacaagaagaaactCCTCAAGGAAATTGGAAAACAG TTTGATGACCTCCAGAATATCAAGTTACGTAACCAGACACTGCAGAGCTCAGCAGAGAATGCTAATGGTATCCAACTTCCATTCTTATTGGTCAAg ACGTCTAGAAAAGCTAGTGTGGAAATTGAGATTTCAGAAGACTCAAAGTTTGCCCGTTTCGAGGTCACCGG TGCACCATTCACGTTGCATGACGATTTGTCAATACTTGAAGGGATGA